DNA sequence from the Geobacter sp. AOG2 genome:
CATACGCTTCATTCCTTTCTTCAAGTACAACCGGCTGCGTGACCCGTTTTACCTAACGCTGCTGCCGTCCTCCTTCGGCGGACGGCGCCGGACGGGGGGCAGAAGGGGGCTGGCGTTGGGCTGGCGCCGGACGTGAAACCGACCTCGGGGCAGGCGTTGGGCGTGAAACCGCCGGGCGCTGGGCTGGGGCCGGGCGGGTGAATTGTTGCATGGTTCCCCTGCTGCTCTGCCCGCGCTGACGGTAGGAAGCCGCGTCCCTGTTGCTGCCGTAGCCGCCGTAGCCGGTCTGGGACGCCGGTTGCGATCTCTGGACGTCCCTACCCCGGTAGACGTTAGTGACCGGGGAGGGTGCCGGCTGACGGTTGCCCGTGGCCGGGGTACGCTGGCCACCCACCCCGGGGGCTGGCCGCACAGGGGCTCCGCTGCCGGTCATGGTCGGAGGACGCTGCCCGCCGCCCTTGGCCGGGGCTGCCGGACGGCCCGGAAGTTCGGGACGAAGCCGCACGTTGCGGCGGATCTCCTCGCGGTAGCGCGTGGTGTCGTGTTGCAGTGTCTTTCTGTTGGTAGTGATCGTCCGGTAACGGTTGTCGATGTAGACGCTGTTCCGGATATGGACATGAGAGCGACTCCGGCCGATCCACCCATTGCCCCGCCAACCGTGGTAATAGATCCGGTGCCCGTGCCAGTCGCAATCACGGTTCAGCCAGGTTCCGATGATGAATCCGGGACCGAAAGTAATGAACCCGTACCCCGTTTCGACGTATACCACCTGGGGATCGTACAAGGGGACATAGATCACATCGGGCGCCACCGGGTCGATGCTGATGAACCCTCCTTCGTTCACCACCTGCTGTTCAGGGGTGGATGCAAGATTTCCCCTGGCCTCCGCTTCGGCGCGCAGGCGCTGGATCGCGTCCATCACGTCCTGCTGCTGGTTGATGTAGGCCTGTCCAAGGGATACGGTCCAATCATACTTTTGATCCATCATGGAGAGCACGTCGGGATAATGGGCCACCGCCTTAACGCTCACGTCCCACGGCTGGTCGTCGATCCGGGCCGCTTGCCCGTACTGCCTGACATACCGGGCCGCCAGGTCTATCTGGTCGGCAAAGGTGGCCGCAGGCAGTATCTGGGCGAGCAGCGGATCAGGGTAGAGGGCGATGGGGGCGAGCAGATCGTCCAACTCCTCAGCTGTAAAAGGGGCGTCATTCACCTGTTCCATCCCGTCGGACGGAACATACTGGTCGCCTTCGGCGCGCGCCGCACGGCCTGCTACCAGCCCCAGGACAAGGAACACCGCAGGCAGAGTGATCAAAAATGGTTTCATGGCTCTCTCCATGGACTCCGGCCGTTGTACCGGGCTCTTTAATAAGTGTACCAGAACTCTGCGGGATGGTAAGCCGTCTTTACAGGCATGGGCTCCGCAGGTCTGTCCCACATCCCGCGTCCCGACAGGTCTCAGATCGGGCTGCATCAGCACTGCCGGGTCACGCCCGGAAATACGGATGTTCGTATGATGCCCCGCGGCTGATACTCTGCCCGATGGTTTTTCACGGTGCATATATCTTTTAAACGCGGAAACCAGAGCTCTGGTTACAAAAAAAATGCTGCCAGCGATTTTGGAAGGCCCCTGGCGGGAACGGGAATGGTGTGGCGGTATAGACGAGAAAAGAAAACTGCACAAGTGCCGAGGCATGGTGCCCGATCATGAGGACATGGCATGAGACAGGGCCAGCGCCAGGAGTTGCACGGTTTTCCGGATGAATTCGCTGAAGCTTTGTCGGAGGTGCCTCAGAGACGCACAGCCTGCCCGGCTACTATGAACGGGCCTAGTGGCGTCGCATGATCTCGAAGATATAGAGGATGATCTCGATGGCGATCAGGATGATGATGATCCATTCCAGGCGGGCGGCGCGGCGGGCATGGGAAAGGTTGGAGAAGACGTCGGTCATGTCGAGCAGCGTCTCCGACTTGTGCTTGATCTCCTGATAGCGCTGGTTCAGTTCGAACAAGCGTGCCATGGTAAGGTAGAGACGGTCGGCCTCCGGGTCGTCCCAGGTGATGTCCGGCTTATCCAACACCATGATGTGGGCAATCGACGTAAATTTGAAGCCCAGGATGGACGATGCCAGCCGCGCCATGTCGCGGTCGGGGAGTTCCAGGGTGCCTTTCCCCAGGTTGGAGATCAGCACTTCCACCTCATCGAAGACCGTATCGACCCGCTCTTCAATCCGTTCCAGAGCAACCGACTTGGCGATCACAAAACAGATGATGTCGATAAACGCCTGATTATAGTTCTGCATGACGGCATAGTCGTTGGTGATGGCCGCTTCGCGGGTGGCATCAATCTCAAGCTGGTATTCTTCCCGGAAAGTAAGTTGGGGGGGAATTTTCACGACCTCTACATGCTGTTTGATGCCATCCAGAAAGCGGGCGATGATGGCGCCCGAACAGTTGAGAAATACTGCGCATCCGAAGTAGAAAAGATGAACCGCCTCGACGTCGTTTTCCACAGCAAGGGCGAAGGTCACCGGATTGAGCTTCATCGACTCTTCCCACCGGTATCTGCGGGACATACCGAGTACGGTGGCCAGGCGATTCAGGTCGAGCTCGCCTCCGAAGGCAAAGGCATTGAATGAGTAGGTATCCATCTCTCCTCGATTTGGCCGTTTTTACAATATTATCACGTTTTCCTTGTGTTTCAGCACCACAATACCGGTTATTTCCGTTTTAACGGGTGTGATGGCCCCTCTTTTTTTCTTTCATGACCGCCTTCGAGCGTTGCTCGGCGCTGGCGATTAACATTTGGTGGCTTCCGGTATTTTTTCTGTCTTTGGAAGGGACCCGCTGGATATACGTGCCGTCCGGTTGCATGTCCCAGGCCGAGCGCTGATCATTGTCGTGGATATCGAAAATGTGATGCAATTCCTGCTTCAACTCCGGTGCCTCGACCGGAATAAGGATCTCCACCCTGGCCTCAAGGTTGCGTTTCATGAGATCGGCCGAGCCTATAAAATACTCATCCTGCCCGTTGTTCCTGAAATAATAGATACGGGAGTGTTCCATGAAGCGGCCCACGATGCTGGTAACGCGGATATGCTCGGAGAGACCCGGTATACCGGGACGCAATCGGCAGGTGTCGCGCACGATGAGATCGATCCTTACACCGGCCATGGATGCCTTGTAGAGCCCTTCGACGATATCGGAGTCCTCCAGCGCGTTCATCTTGAAGCGGATATGCCCGCCGCCGTTCTCCGTATGGAACGCTATTTCCCTTTCGATATTTTTCAGGATGACCTTCTTGAGGGAAAGGGGGGCAGGGATCAGTTTCGTGTAGTTGCGTTTGACGGAAAACCCTGTGGTTAGATAGTTGAATAGCTCGGTCACGTCCTGACCGATGGCGTTATCACAGGTGAGTATGCCAATGTCGCTGAACTCCCGGGCCTTGTCGGTATGGTAATTCCCCGTCCCCATGTGGACGTAGCGTCTTAGTCCGCTGTAGTCCTGACGCACAATCA
Encoded proteins:
- a CDS encoding DUF3300 domain-containing protein, translated to MKPFLITLPAVFLVLGLVAGRAARAEGDQYVPSDGMEQVNDAPFTAEELDDLLAPIALYPDPLLAQILPAATFADQIDLAARYVRQYGQAARIDDQPWDVSVKAVAHYPDVLSMMDQKYDWTVSLGQAYINQQQDVMDAIQRLRAEAEARGNLASTPEQQVVNEGGFISIDPVAPDVIYVPLYDPQVVYVETGYGFITFGPGFIIGTWLNRDCDWHGHRIYYHGWRGNGWIGRSRSHVHIRNSVYIDNRYRTITTNRKTLQHDTTRYREEIRRNVRLRPELPGRPAAPAKGGGQRPPTMTGSGAPVRPAPGVGGQRTPATGNRQPAPSPVTNVYRGRDVQRSQPASQTGYGGYGSNRDAASYRQRGQSSRGTMQQFTRPAPAQRPAVSRPTPAPRSVSRPAPAQRQPPSAPRPAPSAEGGRQQR
- a CDS encoding RMD1 family protein yields the protein MDTYSFNAFAFGGELDLNRLATVLGMSRRYRWEESMKLNPVTFALAVENDVEAVHLFYFGCAVFLNCSGAIIARFLDGIKQHVEVVKIPPQLTFREEYQLEIDATREAAITNDYAVMQNYNQAFIDIICFVIAKSVALERIEERVDTVFDEVEVLISNLGKGTLELPDRDMARLASSILGFKFTSIAHIMVLDKPDITWDDPEADRLYLTMARLFELNQRYQEIKHKSETLLDMTDVFSNLSHARRAARLEWIIIILIAIEIILYIFEIMRRH